The Xylophilus rhododendri region CCGCCGCAGGAAGATCCGGTGCAGGCCTTCCACGCCCGCATCGCCAGCTTCGATGCCCGGGTCGAGGCCATCGACACCTTCTTCGCCCGGCTGGCCGAGGTCCGCACGCAGCTGTCCGACTTCATCGACCGCCAGGCACCGCGGCAGCTGCAGCCCGCCCTGCGCCAGCAGGCCCAGGAAGCGGTGGACCGCCAGGTCGAGCGCGCCGGCTGCGGCCTGAGCTACGGCGCCATGCCGCCCGACACCTTTCACCCCGATCTGGCCGAGCTGCAGGAGCCGCTGCGCCAGCGCATCGAGACGCAGAGCCGCGAGGGCCTGGCGCGCACCGAGGCCTTCTACGCCGCCGGCCCCGACATCCTGGGCACCCGCGAGAACGGCCTGGCCCCGGTGATGGCCCACATGCAGGATTTCGCGCGCAACGGCGTGCTGAGTTTTCGCGGCGGCAAGGCGCTCGACGATCTGCTCGAACACGCGCCGCGCGCGCATCGCCCCGCCAACGCCACTTCGCGCGGCGGCTGGCTTTATCTGCCGCAGGCGATGGCCGATGCCGGCACCTCCGGCCGCACGGCGGTCACCCGCCTGCGCCACGAGATGCACGACCCGGCGGCGCGGACGCAGCACACGCGCTACCGCGATGTCGAGCTGCGCGGCGATGCCTACCGCCTGGACCACGGCGACTGGCGGCCCAATCCCTTTCCCACCGACGCCGCGCGCGAGGCCGCCAAGCACCGGGCGGTGCAGGCCCTGATGGACCGCGTCGCCCGGCGCGCCTTCGACCTGATGTACCGCGACCAGCACTACGACCGCCAGGGCCTGCGCCAGGAGGGCTGGTTCTGGCAGCTGCTGGCGCGCTTCGGCCCCTTCAGCCAGGCCGGCAGCGACGACGAGCAGGGCTGATGCTCCCCGGACCGCCCCGGCATGGTTAGCATTGCCAGGTGAACCTGCCATCCGACTCCGATTACGAAACCGGCGACCTCGACGAGGCCGGCGCGCAAGAGGCCGCCGACTTCCTGCGCCAATGCCTGGCCACGCAGACCGAGCCGGTGCAGCGCTACCTGTGGCGCGACGGGCAGGTCTGGGTCAAGCGCAGCGTGGCGGCGCGGCCGCGCTGGCACTACTGGCTGCTGGGCCTGTTCGCCAGCGCCGTGCGCCTGCCCGCGCTGGCGCCGGTGCCCAATCCCGGCGGTGAGCAGGCGGTGCGCACCGAGGCGCGAAGGCTGCGCGAACTGGCCGCCCGCGGCCTGCGGGTGCCGCCGGTGCTGGCCGAGCTGCCCCAGGGCTTTCTGATGGAGCACCTGGGCCGCCCCGGCCAGCCCACCCCCTCGCTGGCCGAGGAGATGAACGAGAACACCGGCGACGATCCGCAGAAGGTGCTGGCCCTGTTCTGCCAGGGCCTGCAGGCCACCTCGCGGGTGCATGCCGTCGGCACCTGCCTGAGCCAGGGCTTCTCGCGCAATCTGGTGCGCTGCCCGGACGGCGTCATCGGTTATGTGGATTTCGAGGACGACCCGCAGGCCAGCCTGCCGCTGCTGCAATGCCAGCTGCGCGACGTACTCTGCTATGTGCACTCCAGCGCCGTCTACCTGCTCGAAGCCGGCCAGCTCGAAGCCGCCCGCGAACCTTGGCGCGCCTGGCTCTCGGCCCGCCCCGCGGCCCTGCAGGCCCAGGTCGCCGACAGCGCACGGCGCATGCGCTGGCTGCGCCGGCTGCCCAGCGACCGGCGCTGGGGGCGCGACCTGCAGCGGGCGCGCGCTGCGTGGGCTTTGCTGGAAGCCTAGGCGCGAGCCGCCTTTCGCGGCTGGCCCGCTGCCACGGCACGCAGCTCCGCATCCAGGAACTCCCGCGCCACGTTCCACCCGCTGCGGTGATGCTGCCGCAGGATCTCGCGCAGCAGCGGGCCGGCGCGCTGGCGTACCGCATCGAGGATGGCTTCGTGCTCCTGCACCGCGCGGCGCCAGCGTTCGGTCTTGCGGTTGCCAGCGTAGCGGTAGCGGCGGATGCGGGCCGACTCGGCCGCGTAGATGCGCGACAGCACCGGGTTGCCGGCGGCGTCCACGATGGCCTGGTGGATGGCCTGGTTGCAGCGGAAGTACTCCATCAGCTCTCCAGCCAGATAGGCCTGCTCCATGTGCCGGTGCAGCTCCTCGATGTGGGCCACCTGCGCATCGCCGATCTGCTGGCAGGCGGGTTCGGCCGCCAGGGATTCCAGGCCGATCAGCACCTCGATGGCGGCGGCCACCTCCTCCACCGTCATGGCGGTGACGACCGCGCCGCGGTTGGGCTCGATGGTGACCAGGCCCTCGGCCTCCAGGATCTTGAAGGCCTCGCGCAACGGCGTGCGCGAAACGCCTTCCAGCTGCTCGGCGATCAGCCGCTCGGTGATGCGCTGACCGGGCGCGAGGCTGCCCGAGACGATCAGCTCGCGCAGCCGCCGCGCGGCGAGCAGGCTGCGCTGGCCGCGTTCCTCGGTGGCGGTGTTCATGGGGTCAGGAGTCTGCATTGAATGCAATCACGGGGTCCATATTGTGTTTCTAGGTGATAACCCTGGCTTTCAGCGATTGATTGCATGCAATCATCGGGGGTTTGGTCATCCACAGGCGCCAGCGTGCCTTGCGCACGCCCCTTGGGCAGCGCGCCGCATCCTGAATCATCGCCATGAATTTTGAATTGTTGTTCGCCGCCCAGTCCGGCAAAACCGTGCGTTATGCCCTGACCGGCGCCAAGGGCGGCTTCTCCCGCACCCTGCTGGCCCAGACGCGCCGCATGCCCAATCTGCTGCCCACCGTGCTGTGCGACCTGGACCTGCCCGGCCTGCGCGCCCTTTGCCTGGAGCTGGGTTATGCCGAATCCGCCCTGCTGGAATGCGCCGACGCCGCCGCCGTGGCCGCCGCGCCGGCCGATGCGATCGTGCTGGTGGCCGACGTGGCGCTGATCGCGCACGAGCGCTACGACATCCTGGTTGAGGCCACCGGCAACCCGGTCATCGGTTACCGGATTGCATGCAGTGCCATCGACGCCGGCCGCCATGTGGCCATGG contains the following coding sequences:
- a CDS encoding BUD32 family EKC/KEOPS complex subunit gives rise to the protein MNLPSDSDYETGDLDEAGAQEAADFLRQCLATQTEPVQRYLWRDGQVWVKRSVAARPRWHYWLLGLFASAVRLPALAPVPNPGGEQAVRTEARRLRELAARGLRVPPVLAELPQGFLMEHLGRPGQPTPSLAEEMNENTGDDPQKVLALFCQGLQATSRVHAVGTCLSQGFSRNLVRCPDGVIGYVDFEDDPQASLPLLQCQLRDVLCYVHSSAVYLLEAGQLEAAREPWRAWLSARPAALQAQVADSARRMRWLRRLPSDRRWGRDLQRARAAWALLEA
- a CDS encoding GntR family transcriptional regulator, giving the protein MNTATEERGQRSLLAARRLRELIVSGSLAPGQRITERLIAEQLEGVSRTPLREAFKILEAEGLVTIEPNRGAVVTAMTVEEVAAAIEVLIGLESLAAEPACQQIGDAQVAHIEELHRHMEQAYLAGELMEYFRCNQAIHQAIVDAAGNPVLSRIYAAESARIRRYRYAGNRKTERWRRAVQEHEAILDAVRQRAGPLLREILRQHHRSGWNVAREFLDAELRAVAAGQPRKAARA